From Denitrovibrio acetiphilus DSM 12809, the proteins below share one genomic window:
- a CDS encoding TetR/AcrR family transcriptional regulator, which translates to MTWINGEFEAKQQRADEKKKKILDAALEMFGNEGYYKTTAKEIASRAGVATGTFYRYFKDKKAVLMAVCHRTDDEISREIFQTAAELRKAGVSERKILDNILESAVKAHHMQKGFHLEILSLQMRDKDIMSWVDDRERKVFQSITDFLRSSHEPLKITDLKAAAEIISYTIETIAHRAVLMTPYTDEKRLIGELQEMMARYIYGDRFAD; encoded by the coding sequence GTGACATGGATTAACGGCGAATTCGAAGCAAAGCAGCAGAGAGCAGATGAGAAAAAAAAGAAGATACTCGACGCTGCACTCGAAATGTTTGGTAATGAAGGTTATTACAAAACCACAGCAAAGGAAATAGCTTCCAGAGCAGGTGTTGCAACAGGTACATTTTACCGCTACTTCAAAGATAAGAAGGCCGTTCTGATGGCTGTGTGCCACAGAACAGACGATGAAATAAGCAGAGAGATATTCCAAACCGCAGCCGAACTGCGCAAAGCGGGTGTCTCCGAAAGGAAAATACTTGATAATATACTGGAATCGGCCGTAAAAGCTCATCATATGCAAAAAGGCTTTCACCTTGAGATATTATCTCTTCAGATGAGAGATAAAGACATTATGAGCTGGGTCGACGACAGAGAGCGAAAAGTATTTCAGTCTATCACTGACTTTCTGCGGTCAAGCCATGAGCCTTTGAAAATCACTGACCTCAAGGCTGCTGCTGAAATTATAAGCTACACCATTGAAACTATTGCACACAGAGCAGTCCTTATGACACCATACACGGACGAAAAAAGGCTCATAGGTGAGCTTCAGGAAATGATGGCAAGATATATATACGGAGACAGGTTCGCTGACTAA
- a CDS encoding methyl-accepting chemotaxis protein has protein sequence MKVSFKMKLMVPVILAVFVAFVVSSSLVTAVTKKEAINIAKETALYKLQETSNSLKGTLESYFSIASTLANTATILSSSGGTMPREEVMNILIETMKTTPGLYDAWIVWEPGMYNENDFKLGTEQYVFENYFAPMAYRDKGEIVRYYAADVNKTDEVSYWYNKPLKSGKKYVSNPVEFDINGNIITLVTLSVPFFKDGKTIGVAGVDVTVDFMKEMINNIKFYESGYAYLYRDDFLVFTHPDSSIIGKDAKEDQMDIYKTTRNLEDVIEIKKSTANNENSIFAYHPFKMEGTDYIFTLCLSVPTKEILSFMDKISYITMTGVIVSIFLVSLIIFLVVSNLVKKLGGEPENVISIMKVISKGDFSQDLALAKNDNFSLVYSVNMMLNSLNQMLGHVIKNADELKTTSSDLSASANELSAGTISQSENAGMIVTATSEMAETTQGIAQNLSDISVYSTETSSKAHESKTAVQNSTKGVLRIKETVDQSLQLVTELGLSSDQIIEIVSVINDIADQTNLLALNAAIEAARAGEHGRGFAVVADEVRKLAERTQSATTEISDLVNTTRNGIKSVIKSMDEVKVNVDNGVELSEQVASSLDIIVEGVQKLEEMVSNISSSTSEMASTSSQIQRDIDSVAIVADEITSTSNHIASNSSTLEVMSDQMNELVSKFKIKEL, from the coding sequence ATGAAAGTTTCATTTAAAATGAAATTAATGGTTCCAGTGATTTTAGCAGTTTTCGTTGCTTTCGTTGTTTCAAGTTCTCTTGTAACTGCTGTAACAAAGAAAGAAGCAATAAATATAGCTAAAGAAACAGCGCTATATAAGCTGCAGGAGACATCAAACAGCCTTAAAGGTACTCTTGAGTCATATTTTAGTATTGCATCAACTCTTGCAAACACTGCAACAATACTCTCTTCCTCCGGCGGGACAATGCCCAGAGAAGAGGTAATGAATATACTCATAGAAACTATGAAAACCACACCTGGGTTATATGACGCCTGGATAGTATGGGAGCCAGGCATGTATAATGAAAATGATTTCAAGCTTGGCACTGAGCAATATGTCTTTGAAAATTATTTTGCTCCAATGGCATACAGAGACAAAGGAGAGATAGTCAGATATTATGCCGCTGACGTAAACAAGACTGATGAGGTAAGTTATTGGTACAATAAACCTTTGAAATCAGGTAAAAAATATGTATCAAACCCTGTCGAATTCGACATAAACGGAAATATCATAACTCTTGTGACATTATCAGTGCCCTTCTTCAAAGATGGTAAAACTATAGGTGTTGCCGGAGTGGATGTAACTGTCGATTTCATGAAAGAGATGATTAATAACATAAAATTTTATGAATCAGGTTACGCTTATCTTTACAGAGATGACTTTCTTGTCTTCACCCATCCAGACTCATCAATTATAGGAAAGGACGCAAAAGAAGATCAGATGGACATTTACAAGACAACACGCAACCTTGAAGATGTGATTGAAATCAAAAAATCTACAGCTAATAATGAAAATTCTATTTTTGCATACCACCCGTTTAAAATGGAGGGTACTGACTATATTTTTACTTTGTGCCTAAGCGTTCCAACCAAAGAGATTCTATCTTTTATGGATAAGATCAGCTATATAACAATGACAGGCGTAATAGTTTCTATCTTCCTCGTCTCTCTCATAATCTTTCTGGTGGTCTCTAATCTGGTAAAAAAACTTGGCGGAGAACCTGAAAATGTCATTTCTATAATGAAAGTCATATCCAAGGGGGACTTCTCGCAGGATCTTGCTTTAGCAAAGAATGATAACTTCTCTCTGGTATATTCTGTGAACATGATGCTTAACAGTCTCAACCAAATGCTGGGGCATGTTATAAAAAATGCTGACGAACTGAAAACCACAAGCTCCGACCTAAGCGCATCTGCAAATGAGCTGTCTGCCGGAACTATTTCTCAGTCAGAAAATGCAGGAATGATCGTAACTGCAACATCAGAGATGGCAGAAACCACACAGGGAATTGCACAAAATCTTTCAGATATTAGTGTCTACTCAACAGAAACATCATCCAAAGCACACGAGAGTAAGACAGCTGTTCAAAATTCAACCAAAGGAGTTTTAAGAATAAAAGAAACCGTTGACCAATCCCTTCAGCTCGTTACAGAACTTGGTCTCAGCTCTGACCAAATAATTGAAATCGTCAGCGTAATAAATGATATAGCCGACCAGACAAATCTACTTGCCCTTAATGCGGCAATAGAAGCAGCGAGAGCAGGTGAACATGGACGCGGATTCGCAGTGGTTGCAGACGAGGTGAGAAAGCTTGCGGAAAGAACTCAGTCCGCCACAACAGAAATAAGCGACCTTGTCAATACCACCAGAAACGGCATAAAGAGCGTGATAAAATCGATGGACGAAGTTAAAGTTAATGTGGACAATGGTGTAGAGCTATCGGAACAAGTTGCATCTTCTCTGGACATAATTGTTGAAGGGGTGCAAAAGCTTGAGGAAATGGTCAGCAACATCTCATCATCTACTTCTGAGATGGCATCAACAAGCTCTCAGATACAGAGAGACATCGATTCTGTGGCTATCGTTGCAGATGAAATCACTTCAACATCTAACCACATCGCCAGCAACTCCTCAACACTTGAGGTTATGAGCGATCAGATGAACGAACTTGTATCAAAATTCAAAATTAAAGAACTTTAA
- a CDS encoding ABC transporter permease, producing MKQIIHRLGRWAIDNSVFYYGYLGFTRKFIKGCFNRHLLNPSVKLVFFRQIYFTGVQILPMFSVVSIVIGLALVGGLTKFMVQFGAQDRVGDVLVLVTIKHLAPMVAAILLVLRSSTAVTAEIALMKMNNEIDTLRSLSINPFIYLYIPRIASGIVCTGALATIFVYISLLGGYMILSFNLNISFGFLMQTIFDAFNFKIVLVFLMKIVLLGYFLMSLPIFSALQVHNSVTEIPIALLKGMLRVFYALIFVEVLGALI from the coding sequence ATGAAGCAAATAATACACAGACTAGGCAGGTGGGCAATAGATAATTCCGTATTTTATTACGGGTATCTCGGATTCACCAGAAAATTTATAAAAGGGTGTTTTAATCGTCATCTTCTGAACCCCTCCGTGAAGCTTGTTTTTTTCAGACAGATATACTTCACAGGGGTGCAGATACTACCTATGTTCTCTGTGGTGTCAATTGTGATAGGACTAGCTTTGGTTGGTGGTTTGACGAAATTTATGGTGCAGTTCGGAGCGCAGGATAGAGTGGGGGATGTGCTCGTGCTTGTGACAATAAAGCATCTTGCTCCAATGGTCGCAGCGATCCTGCTTGTGCTTCGGTCTTCTACTGCGGTAACTGCCGAAATTGCCCTGATGAAGATGAACAATGAGATAGACACTCTCCGTTCCTTGTCGATCAATCCTTTCATTTACCTTTATATTCCCCGAATAGCCTCTGGTATCGTATGTACAGGGGCTCTTGCTACTATTTTTGTTTACATTTCCTTACTTGGCGGCTACATGATCCTTAGCTTTAATTTGAACATATCATTTGGTTTTCTAATGCAGACTATTTTTGACGCATTTAATTTTAAAATAGTATTGGTTTTTCTAATGAAGATCGTTCTGCTTGGTTATTTTTTAATGTCACTTCCCATCTTTAGCGCTCTGCAAGTACATAATTCTGTAACGGAAATACCTATTGCACTTCTTAAAGGTATGCTTAGGGTCTTTTATGCCTTAATCTTTGTGGAAGTATTAGGGGCATTAATATGA
- a CDS encoding ABC1 kinase family protein, translated as MLKSLRKYYNPFRIYTVFRVILTVFLIIKGRRSFLFVKPLPPEKLIRKINNLGASFIKLAQVLATRADFFTDEYLVYLRQLHDEIPPMSEKDFTRVFEKAFADKVCFKEFDKEPIASASIGRVHRAVLVDGREVAVKLRRFDIQNVIRADIRILNYFNSLFRPLFSENTKNSLDAVIAEFTKMIKKEVDLSVELSNLKKFAETYKYAGVSFPDGYSECSCADALVMSFVDGYRFDDKENLKKLNINFEDIMKKLVYFYVDQMFIKGYFHADPHPGNLMVTEKGELILLDFGMVQKIPSKTRQAIIQLVKAAHERNFEMYIRYAKRLGIISQDAPDFDLQDLAERIFDILDNDQLDAKSMQTLAFELLDSMKSIPYKLPQEAIYIMRVSSIIEGLGTNYVANFNGIKDILPILKDKLPEALGFDVGFLETAKHEFIELPLTFKKVKKIIDEMADFSLEVKLSPDDIERLKLSLFKHIRPFMAGVILIVTAFFVQRSGLPYDRVISIVLYCLGVLRIIFTL; from the coding sequence GTGCTTAAAAGTTTAAGAAAATATTATAACCCTTTCAGGATATACACAGTTTTTCGTGTAATCCTGACGGTGTTTCTTATTATAAAAGGGCGCAGAAGCTTCCTTTTTGTTAAGCCCTTGCCCCCTGAGAAACTGATCAGGAAAATTAACAATCTTGGTGCGAGTTTTATTAAGCTGGCGCAGGTACTTGCCACCCGTGCAGATTTCTTTACAGATGAATATCTTGTTTATCTGAGGCAGCTTCATGACGAAATACCTCCAATGTCAGAAAAAGACTTTACCCGTGTTTTTGAAAAAGCTTTTGCTGATAAGGTCTGTTTCAAAGAATTCGACAAAGAACCCATAGCCAGTGCGTCAATAGGGCGGGTGCATAGAGCTGTTCTCGTTGACGGGCGTGAGGTTGCCGTTAAGCTGCGCAGGTTCGACATTCAGAATGTGATTCGTGCAGACATAAGAATACTTAATTATTTCAACAGTTTATTCCGACCTCTTTTCTCTGAGAATACCAAGAACTCACTTGATGCTGTTATTGCCGAATTTACCAAAATGATAAAAAAAGAAGTTGATCTGTCTGTGGAGCTTTCAAACCTTAAAAAATTTGCAGAAACATATAAGTATGCCGGTGTGAGTTTTCCGGATGGCTACAGCGAGTGTTCGTGTGCGGATGCTCTCGTTATGTCTTTTGTGGATGGTTACCGCTTTGACGATAAAGAGAATCTTAAAAAGCTGAATATTAATTTCGAAGATATCATGAAAAAACTGGTTTATTTTTATGTGGATCAGATGTTTATCAAAGGGTATTTTCACGCTGACCCACACCCGGGTAACCTCATGGTTACAGAAAAAGGCGAACTTATCCTGCTTGATTTTGGTATGGTGCAAAAGATCCCTTCCAAAACCAGACAGGCGATTATACAGCTTGTAAAAGCAGCTCACGAACGTAACTTCGAAATGTATATACGTTATGCCAAGAGGCTCGGCATTATTTCGCAGGACGCGCCTGATTTTGATCTGCAGGATCTGGCAGAGCGCATTTTCGATATACTTGACAACGATCAGCTTGATGCAAAAAGTATGCAGACCCTCGCTTTTGAGCTGCTGGATTCTATGAAGTCCATCCCTTATAAGCTTCCTCAGGAAGCCATTTATATTATGCGGGTTAGTTCAATTATCGAAGGGCTTGGCACTAATTACGTTGCTAACTTTAACGGCATAAAGGACATCTTACCTATCCTCAAAGACAAACTTCCGGAGGCACTGGGATTTGATGTTGGTTTTTTAGAGACTGCAAAGCATGAATTTATTGAACTGCCTCTTACGTTTAAGAAAGTTAAAAAGATCATAGACGAAATGGCAGATTTCAGCCTGGAGGTCAAGCTTTCACCGGATGATATCGAACGTCTGAAACTGTCGCTCTTTAAACATATACGCCCATTTATGGCAGGTGTAATACTTATCGTTACAGCTTTTTTCGTACAGCGTTCCGGTCTGCCTTATGACCGTGTAATTTCTATAGTGTTGTATTGCCTTGGTGTTTTGCGTATAATATTTACTTTATAG
- a CDS encoding transporter substrate-binding domain-containing protein, which produces MKRVLLVLCLMLTMAVSAVAKDNDDQPVSALDSIVKSGVFKVGLDPGYMPFEMRDKKGELIGFDIDLAKDMAKSMGVKLEIVTTAWDGIIPALLTGKFDLIMGGMTVTQLRNLRVNFADPYIVVGQTIIINKKVADKVKSYKDLNDPKYTVCAKLGTTGDIAISKYMPNAKHRQYETEAEGMMEVVNGRVDAFVYDLPPNAIFASKHKERVVHLEEPFTFEPLAFAVRRGDYDFVNWINNYLQQIKGDGKYQVIYNKWFESADWVEKVQ; this is translated from the coding sequence ATGAAGCGAGTGTTATTGGTCTTGTGTCTAATGTTAACAATGGCTGTGAGCGCTGTAGCAAAGGATAATGACGACCAGCCGGTGTCTGCATTAGACTCAATAGTCAAAAGCGGTGTGTTTAAAGTTGGACTTGATCCGGGCTATATGCCTTTTGAAATGAGAGATAAAAAAGGCGAACTCATCGGCTTTGACATAGACCTTGCAAAAGATATGGCAAAAAGCATGGGTGTTAAGCTTGAAATTGTAACAACAGCCTGGGACGGTATTATACCTGCGCTTCTGACAGGAAAATTCGACCTTATTATGGGTGGGATGACTGTTACACAGCTCAGAAATCTCAGAGTTAATTTTGCAGACCCATATATTGTTGTCGGACAGACAATAATAATCAATAAAAAAGTAGCTGATAAAGTTAAATCTTATAAAGATCTTAACGATCCAAAATATACCGTATGCGCTAAACTCGGGACAACAGGCGATATCGCTATAAGCAAATATATGCCTAATGCTAAGCATCGCCAGTATGAGACAGAAGCCGAGGGGATGATGGAAGTTGTTAACGGCAGAGTGGATGCATTTGTTTATGACCTGCCTCCTAATGCCATTTTCGCATCAAAACATAAAGAGAGGGTCGTCCATCTGGAAGAGCCTTTTACATTTGAACCCCTTGCATTCGCAGTTAGAAGAGGGGATTATGATTTCGTTAACTGGATCAATAATTACCTGCAACAGATAAAAGGTGATGGGAAGTATCAGGTTATTTATAACAAATGGTTTGAAAGTGCTGACTGGGTTGAAAAGGTTCAGTAA
- the nifJ gene encoding pyruvate:ferredoxin (flavodoxin) oxidoreductase has product MSQKKKVIIDGNTAAAHVAHATNEVIAIYPITPSSVMGEISDEKSAMGEKNIWGSVPKVVELQSEGGASGAVHGALSAGALTTTFTASQGLLLMIPNMYKIAGELTPTVFHVSARAVATHALSIFGDHSDVMACRQTGWAMLASNNPQESMDFALVSQAASLEGRIPVLHYFDGFRTSHELRSTVALTHEEMAHMIDDDLVRKHRARALNPDCPTIKGTSQNPDVFFQAKETVNKYYQNFSDIMQKQMDKFAELTGRSYKLVDYVGAPDAEKVIIIMGSGADVAEEAINYMNSCGEKVGLIKIRLYRPFPLQAFIDALPKTVKKMAVMDRTKEPGSLGEPMYLDVRTAIGEAMQMKMFDFKGYPLIIGGRYGLGSKEFTPAHVKAVFDNLDAEKPIFGFTVGIEDDVTNLSLKYDPNWLTPQDGVYNAMFFGLGSDGTVGANKNSAKIIGDLTDNTVQAYFVYDSKKAGSMTTSHLRFGKKDIKSSYLVQKADFVACHNFSFLEKYDMLKYLNPGGTFLVNSQYTAEEIWKHIPEVVQKQIVAKQAKLYTINAVDIAEKLGLGQRYNVVLQTAFFKISEIIPFDDALKSIKDAIVKSYGRYGEKVVKMNSDAADAGAKELHEVHYPGEGGKPSDKEVDFPLVGNCVTDPRADSFVKETTSMLVAMRGDEVKVSQLPDDGTFPLSTAKFEKRNIAVTIPEWESELCIQCGICSFVCPHAAIRTTVYEPSCLENAPSTFKSMDAKGKDFAGMKFTVQVAPEDCTGCGACVFNCPAKSKTDPTHKAINMKPQVERRDEEVVNFDFFISLPELDQQKYNKATLKGSQLSPHMFEFSGACAGCGETPYVKLLSQLFGDRALISNATGCSSIYGGNLPTTPYCTRADGRGPAWSNSLFEDNAEFGFGFRLTVDQFKVQAFELLEKLSGSLDAKLVDAIKTAEQKDQLQIESQRERVAELKAALEKIGSEDAKNLISLADYLVEKSVWILGGDGWAYDIGYGGLDHVLASNENINVLVLDTEVYSNTGGQASKSTPIGAQAKFATSGKASEKKDLGMIAMTYGHIYVAKVSLANPAQVIKAFVEAEAYDGPSLIIAYSHCIAHGINMTQGVEAQKKAVSSGYWPLYRFNPALGNEGKNPLSIDSKTPTMSIKDFMATENRFRVVTKMFPEKAEELANFAQKKAKQRVKLYSELAKVDCSIEE; this is encoded by the coding sequence ATGTCTCAAAAGAAAAAAGTAATCATTGACGGTAACACCGCCGCCGCACATGTTGCTCACGCGACAAACGAGGTTATAGCAATTTACCCTATTACACCTTCGTCTGTCATGGGTGAAATTTCAGATGAAAAATCTGCCATGGGCGAAAAGAACATATGGGGCTCCGTACCAAAGGTAGTTGAGCTTCAGTCTGAAGGCGGCGCATCCGGTGCTGTCCACGGTGCTCTCTCCGCGGGTGCACTCACGACAACATTTACAGCATCTCAGGGTCTACTTCTTATGATACCCAACATGTACAAGATCGCTGGCGAACTCACACCTACTGTGTTTCACGTCAGTGCACGTGCGGTTGCTACACATGCCCTTTCCATTTTCGGTGATCACTCCGACGTAATGGCATGCCGACAGACAGGCTGGGCTATGCTCGCTTCAAACAATCCTCAGGAGTCAATGGACTTCGCACTTGTATCTCAGGCTGCGTCTCTTGAGGGCAGAATTCCTGTCCTTCACTATTTCGACGGTTTCAGAACTTCTCACGAGCTCCGCTCCACCGTTGCTCTGACTCACGAAGAGATGGCACACATGATAGACGACGACCTTGTCAGAAAACACAGGGCAAGAGCTCTTAACCCTGACTGCCCGACCATCAAAGGCACATCACAAAATCCTGATGTATTTTTTCAGGCAAAAGAAACTGTTAATAAATATTATCAGAACTTCTCTGATATAATGCAGAAACAGATGGATAAGTTCGCAGAACTGACCGGACGCTCTTACAAGCTTGTTGACTATGTCGGTGCTCCTGATGCTGAAAAAGTTATTATAATAATGGGTTCCGGTGCAGATGTTGCAGAGGAAGCCATAAACTATATGAACTCCTGCGGCGAAAAAGTCGGACTGATTAAAATCAGACTTTACAGACCGTTCCCTTTACAGGCATTTATCGATGCTCTGCCTAAAACTGTTAAAAAAATGGCAGTTATGGACAGAACAAAAGAACCCGGCTCACTTGGCGAACCTATGTACCTTGATGTACGTACAGCCATCGGAGAAGCTATGCAGATGAAGATGTTTGACTTCAAAGGATATCCCCTCATCATCGGCGGACGCTACGGGCTTGGTTCCAAAGAGTTTACACCTGCACATGTTAAAGCGGTTTTCGACAATCTTGACGCCGAAAAACCTATATTCGGCTTCACAGTAGGTATCGAAGACGATGTAACTAATCTCAGCCTTAAATACGACCCGAACTGGCTCACTCCGCAGGACGGCGTATATAACGCTATGTTCTTCGGACTCGGCTCAGACGGAACTGTCGGGGCGAATAAAAACTCCGCTAAAATCATAGGCGACCTTACTGATAACACTGTTCAGGCATACTTTGTTTACGACTCCAAGAAAGCCGGTTCCATGACAACATCTCACCTTCGTTTCGGGAAGAAAGACATCAAGTCTTCCTACCTTGTTCAGAAGGCTGACTTCGTGGCATGTCACAACTTCTCTTTCCTCGAAAAATATGACATGCTCAAATATCTCAACCCTGGCGGTACTTTCCTTGTAAACAGCCAGTACACAGCAGAAGAAATCTGGAAACATATACCGGAAGTGGTTCAGAAACAGATCGTTGCAAAACAGGCGAAACTCTACACTATAAACGCTGTAGATATAGCTGAAAAGCTCGGACTGGGACAGAGATATAATGTTGTTCTCCAGACAGCGTTCTTCAAAATCTCTGAGATTATCCCTTTTGATGATGCACTTAAATCTATCAAAGATGCGATAGTCAAATCATACGGCAGATACGGAGAAAAAGTAGTAAAAATGAACTCCGACGCTGCTGATGCCGGAGCAAAAGAACTGCACGAAGTTCACTACCCTGGCGAAGGCGGGAAACCAAGCGATAAAGAAGTTGATTTCCCTCTTGTGGGCAACTGTGTAACAGACCCAAGAGCCGACAGCTTCGTAAAAGAGACCACATCTATGCTTGTTGCCATGAGAGGCGACGAAGTAAAAGTATCTCAACTGCCTGACGATGGTACTTTCCCTCTCTCTACAGCGAAATTTGAAAAACGTAATATCGCAGTAACTATCCCTGAGTGGGAATCAGAACTTTGCATTCAGTGCGGAATATGTTCATTTGTATGTCCTCACGCAGCAATCAGAACTACAGTTTACGAACCCTCATGCCTTGAAAATGCCCCATCAACATTCAAATCTATGGATGCCAAAGGGAAAGATTTCGCTGGTATGAAATTCACTGTTCAGGTTGCGCCTGAAGACTGTACCGGATGCGGGGCATGTGTTTTCAACTGTCCGGCTAAAAGCAAAACAGACCCGACACATAAAGCTATCAATATGAAGCCTCAGGTTGAACGCAGAGACGAGGAAGTTGTAAACTTTGACTTCTTCATTTCACTGCCGGAACTTGATCAGCAAAAATATAATAAAGCTACCCTTAAAGGGTCACAGCTTTCACCACACATGTTTGAGTTCTCAGGAGCTTGTGCAGGCTGCGGTGAAACACCATACGTAAAACTTCTCTCACAACTGTTCGGCGACAGAGCGCTTATCTCTAACGCAACAGGTTGTTCATCAATTTACGGCGGTAACCTGCCAACAACACCTTACTGCACAAGAGCAGACGGGCGTGGTCCGGCATGGAGTAACTCGCTTTTTGAAGACAACGCAGAGTTCGGCTTCGGTTTCAGGCTGACTGTTGATCAGTTCAAAGTTCAGGCTTTCGAACTTCTCGAAAAACTTTCAGGCTCACTTGACGCTAAACTTGTAGATGCCATCAAAACAGCCGAGCAGAAAGACCAGCTTCAGATTGAAAGCCAGCGCGAAAGAGTTGCAGAGCTCAAAGCCGCACTGGAAAAGATAGGCTCCGAAGATGCCAAAAACCTTATATCACTTGCTGACTATCTCGTAGAGAAATCAGTATGGATACTCGGCGGTGACGGATGGGCATACGACATAGGCTACGGCGGTCTCGACCATGTACTCGCTTCAAATGAGAACATTAATGTTCTTGTTCTGGACACAGAGGTTTATTCCAATACAGGCGGTCAGGCATCTAAATCCACACCTATCGGTGCTCAGGCTAAATTTGCCACATCCGGTAAAGCATCAGAAAAGAAAGACCTCGGTATGATAGCAATGACTTACGGACACATATATGTTGCAAAAGTCTCCCTTGCTAACCCTGCACAAGTGATTAAAGCTTTTGTTGAAGCTGAAGCTTATGACGGTCCTTCACTTATAATTGCTTATTCACACTGTATCGCTCATGGTATTAACATGACTCAGGGTGTTGAGGCTCAGAAGAAGGCTGTTTCTTCAGGCTACTGGCCTCTGTACAGATTCAACCCTGCCCTTGGCAACGAAGGTAAAAATCCACTCAGCATAGACAGCAAGACACCTACAATGTCTATCAAGGACTTTATGGCTACAGAAAACAGATTCCGTGTTGTAACCAAAATGTTTCCTGAAAAAGCTGAAGAGCTCGCAAACTTTGCACAGAAGAAAGCGAAACAGCGTGTCAAACTTTATAGTGAGCTTGCAAAAGTTGATTGCAGCATAGAAGAATAA
- a CDS encoding class I SAM-dependent methyltransferase, which translates to MNKSKTKILKQQKVFPWWLGYLLDNPLRRLLHPAEKLLAPYVKNGMTTLDYGCGFGHYSIGMAKLTGRNGKVIAVDIQKKMLSRMMTRAGKAGVDKIIKAHLCDGKSIGISDRLDFAVISNSLHETPNPSDILREIFTLLKPDGILLLLEPKAVKKYFNSEVETAKNIGYIQMKEPVIFKQLTAIFRKKGVDGTSDMD; encoded by the coding sequence ATGAATAAATCTAAAACGAAAATACTTAAGCAGCAAAAAGTCTTTCCATGGTGGCTTGGTTACTTATTAGACAATCCGCTGAGGAGACTTTTACATCCTGCTGAAAAACTGCTCGCTCCGTATGTTAAGAACGGCATGACAACTCTTGACTATGGATGCGGCTTTGGGCACTACTCTATAGGCATGGCAAAACTGACAGGCAGAAATGGAAAAGTAATCGCAGTAGATATACAAAAAAAGATGCTGAGCCGGATGATGACACGTGCAGGCAAAGCAGGAGTAGACAAAATAATAAAAGCCCATCTTTGTGATGGTAAATCTATCGGCATCAGTGACAGATTAGATTTTGCAGTAATAAGCAACTCACTGCACGAAACACCAAACCCATCAGACATCCTTAGAGAAATCTTTACATTGCTGAAACCGGACGGTATTCTATTATTACTGGAACCTAAGGCAGTTAAAAAATATTTTAACTCAGAAGTAGAAACAGCAAAAAACATCGGGTACATACAGATGAAGGAACCAGTAATTTTCAAACAACTTACAGCCATCTTCCGGAAAAAGGGGGTAGACGGAACAAGTGACATGGATTAA